The following coding sequences are from one Manis pentadactyla isolate mManPen7 chromosome 13, mManPen7.hap1, whole genome shotgun sequence window:
- the LOC130680390 gene encoding uncharacterized protein LOC130680390 isoform X4 produces the protein MWVLFAGAATPWPSTSEASEEQPMETTGATENGHEAAPEGESPASTVTGAAAGAGGGNAAPPAGNQNGTEGDQINTSKNEEDAGVRICLHSRANISISISRNADGPKCQLSMQGHRSELGPRQLGTCCEPCGRPGFRPHPLRHPGPDAQDPTVVGNGGALLAGTLTHLLSAAQGSSHLPILGHLPPILPPRGSRSPLRG, from the exons ATGTGGGTTCTCTTTGCAGGAGCCGCCACGCCTTGGCCTAGCACGTCGGAAGCGAGTGAGGAGCAGCCCATGGAGACGACGGGCGCCACGGAGAACGGACATGAGGCCGCCCCCGAAGGGGAGTCGCCAGCCTCCACCGTCACAGGAGCCGCAGCGGGCGCCGGAGGCGGGAACGCGGCGCCTCCAGCCGGAAACCAGAATGGCACCGAGGGCGACCAGATAAACACCAGCAAGAACGAGGAGGATGCGGG agTGAGGATCTGTTTACATTCCAGAGCAAACATCTCTATTTCCATCTCCAGAAATGCAGATGGACCAAAGTGCCAGCTATCAAT gcagggtcaccggtcagagctggggcccaggcagctggggacgtgctgtgagccttgtggccgtCCAGGCTTCAGACCGCATCCACTGAGGCACCCAGGACCGGACgcacaggaccccacagtggtggggaacggaggggctctgctcgcaggcaccctcactcacctcctctctgcagcacaaggcagctcacacctgcccatcctggggcatctgcctcccattctgccaccccgtggatcccgctccccactcag gggctga
- the LOC130680390 gene encoding heterogeneous nuclear ribonucleoprotein A/B-like isoform X8 → MWVLFAGAATPWPSTSEASEEQPMETTGATENGHEAAPEGESPASTVTGAAAGAGGGNAAPPAGNQNGTEGDQINTSKNEEDAGLLLQAALASE, encoded by the exons ATGTGGGTTCTCTTTGCAGGAGCCGCCACGCCTTGGCCTAGCACGTCGGAAGCGAGTGAGGAGCAGCCCATGGAGACGACGGGCGCCACGGAGAACGGACATGAGGCCGCCCCCGAAGGGGAGTCGCCAGCCTCCACCGTCACAGGAGCCGCAGCGGGCGCCGGAGGCGGGAACGCGGCGCCTCCAGCCGGAAACCAGAATGGCACCGAGGGCGACCAGATAAACACCAGCAAGAACGAGGAGGATGCGGG cctgcttcttcaggccgccctggcctctgagtga
- the LOC130680390 gene encoding uncharacterized protein LOC130680390 isoform X2 — protein sequence METTGATENGHEAAPEGESPASTVTGAAAGAGGGNAAPPAGNQNGTEGDQINTSKNEEDAGGSTAWRNDMTCSSGSRSYSLATCLCIINSYRMTVIWGRGRTGCRQEGVRSGALGWSWIFAHTGTRLPFNAIQPCLFPLLGLQLLQEGGLDATPHLRKPFVSSALCVLTLSRPVRPRGWARKGPAQEVLTPFLTFPDWALNCLCLIPSPWKAGRQPKCMRNSPLSPERGWNIPTLSQVGGPPGPSKGQACPETAPGAGLGSGLPRSGDCTGELRPSFPRNCVMADRETGASGGKALPAP from the exons ATGGAGACGACGGGCGCCACGGAGAACGGACATGAGGCCGCCCCCGAAGGGGAGTCGCCAGCCTCCACCGTCACAGGAGCCGCAGCGGGCGCCGGAGGCGGGAACGCGGCGCCTCCAGCCGGAAACCAGAATGGCACCGAGGGCGACCAGATAAACACCAGCAAGAACGAGGAGGATGCGGG gggctccacgGCCTGGAGAAATGACATGACGTGCTCCTCGGGCTCCAGGTCATACAGCCTGGCCACGTGCTTATGTATCATTAACTCATATAGGATGACAGTGatctggggcagaggaaggacaggatgcagacaagagggggtgaggagtggggcactgggatggtcctggatctttgctcacacgggaacccgccttcccttcaatgccatccagccctgcctgttcccactgttgggtctccagctcctccaggaaGGAGGCCTTGATGCCACCCCCCACCTGAGAAAACCTTTCGTATCCTCAGCTCTGTGTGTCTTAACTCTCTCAAGACCTGTTAGACCCAGGGGATGGGCCAGAAAGGGTCCTGCCCAGGAGGTCTTGACTCCATTCCTCACCTTCCCTGACTGGGCACTCAACTGTCTCTGTCTCATCCCGTCAccctggaaggcaggaaggcaacCAAAGTGCATGAGAAAtagccccctgagcccagaacgAGGCTGGAACATCCCTACCCTTTCTCAAGTTGGAGGACctccagggccctccaaggggcaggcctgcccagaaacagcacctggGGCTGGCCTGGGATCGGGGCTACCAAGAAGCGGGGACtgcactggggagctgaggccaagcTTCCCACGCAACTGTGTGATGGCAGACAGGGAGACTGGGGCCTcaggcgggaaggcactgccagccccctga
- the LOC130680390 gene encoding uncharacterized protein LOC130680390 isoform X5, translated as MWVLFAGAATPWPSTSEASEEQPMETTGATENGHEAAPEGESPASTVTGAAAGAGGGNAAPPAGNQNGTEGDQINTSKNEEDAGSDMLEAGALVSPDLLYSSPVWPVQRWMAHRDYSSLDEVGTAHSPSSSRHGLSRTESTAGWRRLVPLDGPCRCFLLHLSS; from the exons ATGTGGGTTCTCTTTGCAGGAGCCGCCACGCCTTGGCCTAGCACGTCGGAAGCGAGTGAGGAGCAGCCCATGGAGACGACGGGCGCCACGGAGAACGGACATGAGGCCGCCCCCGAAGGGGAGTCGCCAGCCTCCACCGTCACAGGAGCCGCAGCGGGCGCCGGAGGCGGGAACGCGGCGCCTCCAGCCGGAAACCAGAATGGCACCGAGGGCGACCAGATAAACACCAGCAAGAACGAGGAGGATGCGGG GAGTGACATGCTGGAAGCTGGAGCGCTGGTGTCCCCAGATTTGCTGTACAGTAGTCCTGTGTGGCCTGTGCAAAGGTGGATGGCACATAGAGACTATTCAAGCTTAGATGAAGTGGGTACTGCCCATAGTCCCAGCAGTTCCAGGCATGGTCTCAGCCGTACAGAAAGTACAGCAGGTTGGAGGAGGCTGGTACCCCTGGATGGACCTTGCAGatgctttcttctccatctcAGTTCCTGA
- the LOC130680390 gene encoding heterogeneous nuclear ribonucleoprotein A/B-like isoform X7 — MWVLFAGAATPWPSTSEASEEQPMETTGATENGHEAAPEGESPASTVTGAAAGAGGGNAAPPAGNQNGTEGDQINTSKNEEDAGGSTAWRNDMTCSSGSRSYSLATKATKVHEK; from the exons ATGTGGGTTCTCTTTGCAGGAGCCGCCACGCCTTGGCCTAGCACGTCGGAAGCGAGTGAGGAGCAGCCCATGGAGACGACGGGCGCCACGGAGAACGGACATGAGGCCGCCCCCGAAGGGGAGTCGCCAGCCTCCACCGTCACAGGAGCCGCAGCGGGCGCCGGAGGCGGGAACGCGGCGCCTCCAGCCGGAAACCAGAATGGCACCGAGGGCGACCAGATAAACACCAGCAAGAACGAGGAGGATGCGGG gggctccacgGCCTGGAGAAATGACATGACGTGCTCCTCGGGCTCCAGGTCATACAGCCTGGCCAC gaaggcaacCAAAGTGCATGAGAAAtag
- the LOC130680390 gene encoding uncharacterized protein LOC130680390 isoform X3, with translation MWVLFAGAATPWPSTSEASEEQPMETTGATENGHEAAPEGESPASTVTGAAAGAGGGNAAPPAGNQNGTEGDQINTSKNEEDAGVRICLHSRANISISISRNADGPKCQLSMQGHRSELGPRQLGTCCEPCGRPGFRPHPLRHPGPDAQDPTVVGNGGALLAGTLTHLLSAAQGSSHLPILGHLPPILPPRGSRSPLRCSFPRNTSTHGLCWCLCLPRHQVHGRGL, from the exons ATGTGGGTTCTCTTTGCAGGAGCCGCCACGCCTTGGCCTAGCACGTCGGAAGCGAGTGAGGAGCAGCCCATGGAGACGACGGGCGCCACGGAGAACGGACATGAGGCCGCCCCCGAAGGGGAGTCGCCAGCCTCCACCGTCACAGGAGCCGCAGCGGGCGCCGGAGGCGGGAACGCGGCGCCTCCAGCCGGAAACCAGAATGGCACCGAGGGCGACCAGATAAACACCAGCAAGAACGAGGAGGATGCGGG agTGAGGATCTGTTTACATTCCAGAGCAAACATCTCTATTTCCATCTCCAGAAATGCAGATGGACCAAAGTGCCAGCTATCAAT gcagggtcaccggtcagagctggggcccaggcagctggggacgtgctgtgagccttgtggccgtCCAGGCTTCAGACCGCATCCACTGAGGCACCCAGGACCGGACgcacaggaccccacagtggtggggaacggaggggctctgctcgcaggcaccctcactcacctcctctctgcagcacaaggcagctcacacctgcccatcctggggcatctgcctcccattctgccaccccgtggatcccgctccccactcaggtgcagtttccccaGAAACACCTCCACCCATggcctttgttggtgtctgtgtctcccacgccatcaggtccatggcaggggcctctga
- the LOC130680390 gene encoding heterogeneous nuclear ribonucleoprotein A/B-like isoform X6, producing the protein MWVLFAGAATPWPSTSEASEEQPMETTGATENGHEAAPEGESPASTVTGAAAGAGGGNAAPPAGNQNGTEGDQINTSKNEEDAGVRICLHSRANISISISRNADGPKCQLSMDDPNPQEP; encoded by the exons ATGTGGGTTCTCTTTGCAGGAGCCGCCACGCCTTGGCCTAGCACGTCGGAAGCGAGTGAGGAGCAGCCCATGGAGACGACGGGCGCCACGGAGAACGGACATGAGGCCGCCCCCGAAGGGGAGTCGCCAGCCTCCACCGTCACAGGAGCCGCAGCGGGCGCCGGAGGCGGGAACGCGGCGCCTCCAGCCGGAAACCAGAATGGCACCGAGGGCGACCAGATAAACACCAGCAAGAACGAGGAGGATGCGGG agTGAGGATCTGTTTACATTCCAGAGCAAACATCTCTATTTCCATCTCCAGAAATGCAGATGGACCAAAGTGCCAGCTATCAAT GGATGACCCCAACCCCCAGGAACCATAA
- the LOC130680390 gene encoding uncharacterized protein LOC130680390 isoform X1, with translation MWVLFAGAATPWPSTSEASEEQPMETTGATENGHEAAPEGESPASTVTGAAAGAGGGNAAPPAGNQNGTEGDQINTSKNEEDAGGSTAWRNDMTCSSGSRSYSLATCLCIINSYRMTVIWGRGRTGCRQEGVRSGALGWSWIFAHTGTRLPFNAIQPCLFPLLGLQLLQEGGLDATPHLRKPFVSSALCVLTLSRPVRPRGWARKGPAQEVLTPFLTFPDWALNCLCLIPSPWKAGRQPKCMRNSPLSPERGWNIPTLSQVGGPPGPSKGQACPETAPGAGLGSGLPRSGDCTGELRPSFPRNCVMADRETGASGGKALPAP, from the exons ATGTGGGTTCTCTTTGCAGGAGCCGCCACGCCTTGGCCTAGCACGTCGGAAGCGAGTGAGGAGCAGCCCATGGAGACGACGGGCGCCACGGAGAACGGACATGAGGCCGCCCCCGAAGGGGAGTCGCCAGCCTCCACCGTCACAGGAGCCGCAGCGGGCGCCGGAGGCGGGAACGCGGCGCCTCCAGCCGGAAACCAGAATGGCACCGAGGGCGACCAGATAAACACCAGCAAGAACGAGGAGGATGCGGG gggctccacgGCCTGGAGAAATGACATGACGTGCTCCTCGGGCTCCAGGTCATACAGCCTGGCCACGTGCTTATGTATCATTAACTCATATAGGATGACAGTGatctggggcagaggaaggacaggatgcagacaagagggggtgaggagtggggcactgggatggtcctggatctttgctcacacgggaacccgccttcccttcaatgccatccagccctgcctgttcccactgttgggtctccagctcctccaggaaGGAGGCCTTGATGCCACCCCCCACCTGAGAAAACCTTTCGTATCCTCAGCTCTGTGTGTCTTAACTCTCTCAAGACCTGTTAGACCCAGGGGATGGGCCAGAAAGGGTCCTGCCCAGGAGGTCTTGACTCCATTCCTCACCTTCCCTGACTGGGCACTCAACTGTCTCTGTCTCATCCCGTCAccctggaaggcaggaaggcaacCAAAGTGCATGAGAAAtagccccctgagcccagaacgAGGCTGGAACATCCCTACCCTTTCTCAAGTTGGAGGACctccagggccctccaaggggcaggcctgcccagaaacagcacctggGGCTGGCCTGGGATCGGGGCTACCAAGAAGCGGGGACtgcactggggagctgaggccaagcTTCCCACGCAACTGTGTGATGGCAGACAGGGAGACTGGGGCCTcaggcgggaaggcactgccagccccctga